The proteins below are encoded in one region of Halorhodospira halochloris:
- a CDS encoding BCCT family transporter, whose amino-acid sequence MRAQKGPLKGLNIPLTLMAVLVVGAFLGFGTYDPSYAEEVFNEAMEWVFNYFKWYYIGVVAFFLLFAIFLLISRFGDLKLGDDDRPPEFSYFAWFSMLFGAGMGIGLLFWSIAEPIYHFQSNPFAQEGEGKAAAETAMRLTYFHWGLHPWAIYAIVALALAFFCYRKKLPLAIRSALYPLIGQRIYGPIGHAADLLAVFGTIFGVATSLGLGAVQINTGLNELVGLEVGLNYQLAIIACVTAIAVGSVISGVGRGVKILSQLNLILSGIILLFFLSFGPTLYLLSSFVQGVGDYLQNVVYLSFWTDSSGARDADEWQLNWTAFYWGWWIAWAPFVGMFIARISRGRTIREFVLGVLLVPTLLAIGWLTVFGGTGLYQELFGAGGLVDAVSEDETIALYYTIEAVAPGVIATLAAVIATVLIATYFVTSSDSATLVITMLLSVGNTEPPTAQRAFWGVGEGCVAAVLLVAGGLVALQAAAIIAALPFSLIMLLMCYALVRGLQDEKNRMQMDWQPGRRPPGAPHL is encoded by the coding sequence ATGCGAGCGCAAAAAGGGCCGCTCAAGGGCTTGAATATACCCCTGACACTAATGGCGGTTTTGGTAGTCGGGGCCTTTCTCGGCTTCGGTACCTATGATCCAAGTTATGCCGAAGAAGTATTTAATGAGGCCATGGAGTGGGTCTTTAATTACTTCAAGTGGTACTACATTGGGGTTGTAGCCTTCTTCTTGCTCTTCGCGATCTTTCTGCTCATCAGCCGCTTTGGCGATTTAAAGCTTGGCGATGATGACCGCCCGCCCGAGTTTAGCTATTTCGCCTGGTTTTCTATGCTCTTCGGTGCCGGAATGGGCATCGGCTTACTTTTCTGGAGCATAGCTGAGCCCATTTATCACTTCCAAAGCAATCCATTTGCCCAGGAAGGTGAGGGTAAGGCGGCGGCTGAGACAGCCATGCGGTTAACTTATTTCCACTGGGGTCTTCACCCCTGGGCCATCTATGCCATTGTTGCCCTAGCGCTCGCTTTCTTCTGCTATCGCAAAAAGTTGCCGCTGGCGATTCGTTCGGCCCTGTATCCGCTGATCGGTCAGCGAATCTACGGTCCTATTGGCCATGCTGCCGATCTATTGGCGGTCTTTGGCACAATCTTTGGTGTCGCCACGTCTCTCGGTCTCGGGGCGGTGCAGATTAATACCGGTCTTAATGAATTGGTTGGCCTGGAAGTGGGGCTGAACTATCAACTAGCGATAATTGCCTGTGTGACTGCCATAGCGGTGGGGTCAGTTATTTCCGGGGTGGGGCGCGGAGTCAAGATACTCTCGCAGCTTAACTTGATCCTCAGCGGGATAATTCTGCTTTTTTTCCTAAGCTTTGGCCCGACACTATATCTGCTATCGAGTTTCGTCCAGGGTGTCGGCGACTACCTGCAAAATGTCGTTTACCTTAGTTTTTGGACCGACTCTTCCGGGGCGCGTGATGCTGATGAATGGCAACTGAACTGGACTGCCTTCTATTGGGGGTGGTGGATCGCTTGGGCACCTTTTGTCGGCATGTTTATAGCGCGCATTTCACGCGGGAGGACGATCCGTGAATTCGTGCTCGGTGTCCTGCTGGTGCCTACCCTGCTCGCCATAGGCTGGCTGACTGTTTTTGGAGGCACTGGCCTTTATCAAGAGCTCTTTGGTGCCGGAGGTTTGGTAGATGCAGTCAGCGAGGATGAGACCATAGCGCTCTATTACACCATAGAGGCGGTTGCCCCCGGGGTCATTGCTACCCTGGCAGCGGTTATCGCTACGGTGCTAATAGCAACATACTTTGTCACCTCCTCGGATTCGGCTACCCTGGTGATAACTATGCTGCTCTCCGTGGGTAATACCGAGCCGCCGACGGCGCAGCGTGCTTTTTGGGGTGTAGGTGAAGGTTGTGTTGCAGCGGTTCTGTTGGTTGCCGGTGGCTTGGTCGCTCTGCAGGCTGCTGCCATTATCGCTGCTCTGCCGTTCTCACTTATCATGTTGCTGATGTGTTATGCGTTGGTGCGCGGGCTTCAAGACGAGAAGAACCGGATGCAGATGGATTGGCAACCGGGGCGTCGGCCACCGGGAGCGCCTCATTTGTAG
- a CDS encoding class I SAM-dependent methyltransferase: protein MSRTRQYMSWILNPFHAPQVEELYDMLSTGSATAQGLYLNLGYWREAESIDQASDALAALLADAVAMGPEDVVVDVGFGFADQDIFWAQHYQPRKIIGLNVTPSQVKLAQQRVKDHHLEGQIDLREGSATQMPLEDNSADCVLALESAFHFRSREKFFREALRVLRPGGLLATADIVPTPPAPLALERLKQRITWGWAARKFAMAKENAYPRDIYRQMLDACGFEEFSVQSIRDDVYAPLHYWLRANPQALERLHFAARMAARLSLRASAQTAYAGLDYVLARGRKPEGRL from the coding sequence ATGAGTCGTACTCGCCAATACATGAGCTGGATACTTAACCCATTCCATGCTCCGCAGGTGGAAGAGCTTTATGACATGCTATCCACGGGGAGTGCTACGGCGCAGGGGCTCTATCTGAATCTTGGCTATTGGCGTGAGGCGGAGAGTATTGATCAAGCAAGCGATGCCCTAGCTGCCTTGCTTGCCGATGCGGTTGCTATGGGGCCCGAGGATGTAGTTGTCGATGTCGGGTTCGGGTTTGCTGATCAGGATATCTTTTGGGCGCAGCACTACCAGCCACGCAAGATCATCGGACTCAACGTTACCCCTTCACAGGTAAAGTTGGCGCAGCAGCGAGTTAAAGATCACCACTTGGAGGGGCAGATTGATCTGCGCGAAGGTTCGGCGACGCAGATGCCTCTTGAAGATAACTCCGCCGATTGCGTGCTGGCCTTGGAAAGCGCCTTTCACTTTCGCTCACGAGAGAAATTTTTCCGCGAAGCGTTACGCGTACTGCGCCCTGGGGGTTTGTTGGCTACCGCCGATATTGTCCCGACACCGCCGGCACCGCTGGCCTTAGAGCGGCTCAAACAACGAATCACCTGGGGCTGGGCGGCGCGCAAGTTTGCCATGGCAAAAGAGAATGCCTATCCGCGCGATATCTACCGGCAAATGCTGGATGCCTGCGGCTTTGAAGAGTTTAGTGTGCAGTCGATTCGCGACGACGTCTACGCGCCTTTGCACTATTGGTTACGCGCAAACCCGCAAGCGCTGGAGCGCCTACATTTTGCTGCGCGCATGGCGGCCCGTCTGAGCTTGCGTGCCTCTGCGCAGACCGCTTATGCGGGGCTCGATTATGTGCTAGCCCGGGGGCGGAAGCCTGAAGGGCGTCTCTGA
- a CDS encoding AMP-binding protein, which produces MAAQQLCYDNLPMDWVGNWSGRRADLTPHSYAIYEPITDRRLTYRQMDLRAELAGKLLSEQLQLAPGDPICLLSRNRLEAIDLYFACGKTGVVLAPLSYRLAEPELNDLVKRIAPRVLFYDEAFADQAAALHLPPGCEAIELADEGEGVYRTALQAAEDDSLIEAAEQDLFTHPAGTVNRPLCLSDPFLYVHTGGTTSKPKICVISHRQMVWNAVDILASSGGALGPQRELLTFPLFHIGGWNTLTPVYYAGGFTVLLRSFDPGDALELIENEQISHFGAVEAMLQMMTEDPAFASTDLSSLESVTTAGAPCSATTMQPLWDRGVPVSQSYGLTEGGPSNFLYVQEDQSLEEIRERYDSVGKAMFHTDYRIVDPHSLEPVNGDSPGVLLLRSPHNFDGYLDDPQRDELMLLEGGWVYSGDLAYADEQGYVRIVGRVDNVFISGGENVSPEEVEEVLVRHAGIDKAAVVGVDDSRWGKVPVAAIVSRPGADIDEEQIRSYARRELAAFKVPRQIRFVDDLPLTGAGKIDRQKIRNDFFAED; this is translated from the coding sequence ATGGCTGCGCAGCAGCTCTGTTACGATAACCTGCCCATGGACTGGGTGGGCAATTGGTCGGGCAGGAGGGCCGATCTAACCCCGCATAGCTATGCTATTTATGAGCCCATAACAGATCGTCGCCTGACCTACCGGCAGATGGATCTAAGAGCTGAGTTGGCTGGTAAGCTGTTGAGCGAGCAGCTGCAACTTGCCCCCGGCGATCCTATCTGCCTGCTCAGTCGTAATCGTCTGGAGGCGATTGATCTGTATTTTGCTTGTGGCAAGACCGGGGTTGTTTTGGCGCCGCTCTCTTATCGCCTTGCGGAGCCAGAACTTAACGATCTGGTGAAAAGGATCGCACCGCGGGTGCTGTTCTACGATGAGGCCTTTGCCGATCAAGCGGCAGCCCTGCATTTGCCGCCGGGGTGTGAGGCTATAGAGTTGGCCGACGAGGGCGAGGGTGTTTACCGCACGGCTTTGCAAGCTGCTGAAGATGACAGCCTCATTGAGGCCGCTGAGCAGGATCTGTTTACTCACCCGGCTGGCACAGTGAACAGACCTTTGTGCCTAAGTGACCCTTTTCTCTATGTGCATACGGGCGGGACAACTTCCAAGCCCAAAATCTGCGTCATCTCCCACCGGCAGATGGTTTGGAACGCTGTGGATATTCTCGCTAGTAGCGGCGGGGCGCTGGGCCCGCAGCGCGAGTTGTTGACCTTTCCGCTGTTTCATATAGGGGGTTGGAATACCCTGACTCCAGTCTATTACGCCGGTGGTTTTACCGTGCTGCTGCGCAGTTTTGACCCGGGGGATGCACTGGAGCTGATAGAGAATGAGCAGATCAGCCACTTCGGTGCGGTCGAGGCCATGCTACAGATGATGACTGAGGACCCGGCATTTGCCAGCACTGATCTGAGCAGCTTGGAGAGCGTTACAACCGCTGGAGCGCCTTGTTCGGCAACCACCATGCAACCGCTCTGGGATCGTGGTGTACCGGTCAGTCAGTCTTACGGTTTGACCGAGGGCGGGCCGTCTAATTTCCTCTATGTTCAGGAGGATCAGAGTCTTGAGGAGATCCGTGAGCGCTACGACTCGGTCGGTAAAGCGATGTTCCATACCGACTATCGCATAGTCGATCCGCACTCCCTCGAGCCGGTAAACGGAGATAGTCCGGGGGTTTTGCTGCTGCGCAGCCCACATAACTTCGACGGTTACCTCGATGATCCACAGCGCGATGAGCTGATGCTGCTGGAGGGTGGCTGGGTATACAGCGGTGATTTGGCTTACGCTGATGAACAAGGGTATGTACGTATCGTCGGTAGGGTAGATAATGTCTTCATCAGTGGTGGTGAGAACGTCTCCCCAGAGGAGGTCGAAGAGGTTCTGGTGCGTCATGCTGGGATCGATAAGGCTGCTGTAGTGGGAGTCGATGATTCGCGTTGGGGCAAGGTGCCAGTAGCAGCAATAGTCTCCCGCCCAGGAGCAGATATCGATGAGGAGCAGATTCGCAGTTATGCCCGCCGCGAACTAGCCGCCTTCAAAGTGCCGCGACAGATAAGGTTTGTTGACGATCTTCCCCTGACTGGGGCGGGCAAGATTGATCGCCAAAAGATTCGCAATGATTTCTTCGCTGAAGATTAG
- a CDS encoding ATP-binding cassette domain-containing protein: MPLIELRNIHLALGHHPPLLEAIDFAINPRERVCLVGRNGAGKSTLLRMIAGQIEPDEGSIIVDQGVRIAQLAQQLPEDTSGSVYDQVAAGLGKLGNKLGRYHQVAEAVAAGDTRRLTELQELQDLLDAEGGWDLNQRVEAVITRLELDPQVAMANLSGGVQRRVLLGRALVTEPDLLLLDEPTNHLDIDAITWLEDFLRDWSGALLFITHDRAFLQNLATRIIEIDRGHSYDYPGDYHNYLRRREERLAAEEQQRAEFDKRLAREEAWIRQGIKARRKRNQGRVRDLQRMRAERAERREQLGNARFQIQQAERSGKIVAEAENASFAYANEEIVRDLNTTIMRGDKVGLIGPNGCGKTTLIRLLLGELEPTAGQIRRGTKLEIAYFDQQRAVLDEDTSVQENVGAGQEHIDIGGQRRHILSYLQDFLFPPQRARQPVRALSGGERNRLLLARLFSQPANLLVLDEPTNDLDAETLELLEERLLDFSGTVLVVSHDRAFLDAVVTQSLAYEGGGCFREYPGGYSDWLKQRPVTPEFSTKKNSAQPAERMLMAKDETSYGERTKAKNSTKQAGDGDKSNTDPALAKSHRHTSKPSKRLTRNEEQELAALPEQIETLELQQEALHEKLSDPQLYQGDNDRLAELQNELNKIESQLEKIYARWQELELRNNS, translated from the coding sequence GTGCCGCTAATTGAGCTACGCAACATCCATCTGGCGCTCGGCCATCACCCCCCGCTGCTCGAAGCAATCGACTTCGCCATCAATCCCCGCGAGCGGGTCTGCCTGGTAGGACGTAACGGGGCCGGCAAGTCTACCCTGTTGCGCATGATCGCCGGGCAAATCGAGCCCGACGAAGGCTCTATTATCGTTGACCAGGGGGTGCGTATTGCCCAGCTTGCTCAGCAGCTACCTGAGGATACTTCGGGGTCAGTCTATGACCAAGTTGCCGCGGGGCTCGGCAAGCTTGGTAATAAACTTGGTAGGTACCACCAAGTAGCTGAAGCGGTAGCAGCGGGTGATACCCGGCGGCTTACTGAACTGCAAGAATTACAGGACCTGCTCGATGCCGAAGGTGGATGGGATCTTAACCAAAGAGTAGAGGCTGTTATAACTCGCCTCGAGCTTGACCCCCAGGTTGCCATGGCCAACCTTTCCGGCGGCGTACAAAGGCGCGTGCTGCTCGGGCGCGCCCTTGTCACCGAGCCCGATCTACTGCTCCTCGATGAGCCGACCAACCACCTCGACATTGATGCTATTACTTGGCTTGAGGATTTTCTGCGGGATTGGTCAGGGGCACTGCTATTTATCACCCACGATCGAGCCTTCCTGCAAAACCTTGCTACCCGCATCATCGAAATCGACCGCGGCCATTCCTACGACTATCCGGGCGATTACCACAACTATCTGCGCCGCCGCGAGGAGCGCCTCGCAGCCGAAGAGCAGCAGCGCGCCGAATTCGATAAACGTCTAGCCCGCGAGGAGGCCTGGATCCGCCAAGGCATCAAGGCGCGTCGCAAGCGCAACCAGGGCCGTGTCCGCGATCTGCAGCGCATGCGGGCAGAGCGTGCCGAGCGCCGCGAGCAGCTCGGCAACGCCCGCTTTCAGATCCAGCAGGCTGAACGCTCGGGTAAGATTGTCGCTGAGGCGGAAAATGCAAGTTTCGCTTACGCTAACGAGGAGATAGTTCGCGATTTAAACACCACCATCATGCGTGGTGACAAGGTAGGCCTAATCGGCCCCAACGGTTGTGGTAAAACCACCCTAATTCGCCTACTCCTAGGCGAATTGGAACCCACAGCAGGGCAGATTAGGCGTGGCACCAAGCTAGAGATAGCCTATTTCGATCAACAGCGCGCTGTGCTAGATGAAGATACCAGCGTGCAGGAGAACGTCGGCGCTGGCCAGGAGCATATAGATATAGGCGGTCAACGGCGCCATATTCTAAGTTATCTCCAGGACTTCCTCTTCCCTCCGCAGCGTGCCCGACAACCGGTGCGAGCCCTCTCGGGTGGCGAGCGCAACCGCCTACTCCTCGCCCGCCTATTCAGTCAGCCGGCCAATCTGTTAGTGCTTGACGAGCCTACCAACGACCTTGACGCCGAAACCCTGGAGCTGCTTGAGGAGCGTCTGCTCGATTTCAGCGGCACAGTCTTAGTGGTCAGCCATGATCGAGCCTTTCTCGACGCGGTTGTAACCCAATCTCTAGCCTACGAAGGAGGCGGTTGCTTCCGCGAATATCCGGGCGGCTACAGCGACTGGCTCAAGCAAAGGCCTGTTACCCCCGAGTTCTCCACTAAGAAAAATTCAGCCCAGCCCGCTGAGCGCATGCTGATGGCCAAGGACGAAACCAGCTATGGTGAGCGCACTAAGGCCAAAAACAGCACTAAGCAGGCAGGAGATGGCGACAAGAGCAATACCGACCCCGCACTGGCAAAGTCTCACAGGCATACTAGCAAGCCAAGCAAACGCCTGACACGCAACGAGGAACAAGAATTGGCCGCGTTGCCCGAGCAGATTGAAACCCTGGAGTTGCAGCAGGAAGCGCTGCACGAGAAGCTATCCGATCCACAGCTCTATCAAGGTGATAACGACCGTTTAGCCGAACTGCAGAATGAACTTAATAAGATTGAAAGCCAGCTCGAAAAGATCTATGCGCGCTGGCAAGAACTCGAGCTGCGTAATAACTCATAA
- a CDS encoding MBL fold metallo-hydrolase, translated as MESIRSRTGVEVEVMDLHFQGKAGLIASYLIRHEHGAMIIESGPGSTVAALELELRKRGLAPHDVTHVLISHIHLDHAGAAGHLASYGAQIYVHPNGARHLAEPDKLLQSAARIYGEENMGPLWGEFKAVPEKQITTLDDGDEIAVGGVGVIALDTPGHAEHHLCYLLDDICFTGDVGGVRLQGSSTVIPPMPPPEFIPERWLKSLRHIEDQQPEYLAPTHYGIFLDPAEHLAELREGIDAAVSWADSEVSKADSVEELQENYSNWLYEWALERNLDKRDWPGHELINPSWMSALGLRRYWKKKNGK; from the coding sequence GTGGAGTCCATCCGTTCACGAACCGGTGTTGAAGTAGAGGTCATGGACCTGCACTTCCAGGGCAAAGCGGGTCTCATCGCCAGCTATCTCATTCGCCATGAGCATGGGGCGATGATAATCGAGAGCGGACCAGGGTCTACGGTAGCTGCTTTGGAGCTCGAACTGCGCAAGCGCGGGCTCGCCCCGCACGATGTCACCCATGTCCTGATCAGCCATATCCATCTTGATCATGCCGGGGCGGCCGGCCATTTGGCCAGCTACGGTGCCCAGATATATGTTCATCCGAACGGTGCTCGGCACTTGGCTGAGCCGGATAAGCTGCTGCAGAGCGCAGCGCGCATTTACGGCGAAGAGAATATGGGCCCGCTTTGGGGTGAATTTAAAGCAGTCCCGGAAAAGCAGATCACTACCCTCGATGACGGGGATGAGATAGCGGTTGGCGGGGTTGGTGTGATCGCCCTAGATACCCCGGGCCACGCCGAGCACCACTTGTGCTACCTGCTTGATGATATTTGCTTTACTGGTGATGTCGGTGGAGTGCGCCTGCAGGGCTCATCTACTGTCATACCACCTATGCCGCCACCAGAGTTTATTCCCGAGCGCTGGCTGAAGAGCTTGCGGCATATCGAAGATCAGCAGCCAGAATACCTGGCACCGACCCACTACGGCATCTTTCTTGACCCAGCGGAGCACCTGGCCGAGTTGCGCGAGGGGATAGATGCAGCGGTAAGCTGGGCTGATAGCGAGGTTAGCAAGGCCGACTCGGTAGAAGAATTGCAGGAAAATTATAGCAATTGGCTCTATGAGTGGGCGCTTGAACGTAACCTTGATAAACGCGACTGGCCGGGCCATGAGTTGATCAATCCGTCATGGATGTCGGCACTCGGTTTGCGGCGCTATTGGAAGAAGAAAAACGGCAAGTAA
- a CDS encoding helicase-related protein encodes MLPIDELRDEFVAALSSGHVIVTAPTGSGKSTRLPVWAAEKGPVMVVEPRRVAATSLAGYVADSLDCQLGDAVGYSVRLDKRMGERTRILFVTPGVALRWRAAGRLEQFQSIIIDEFHERRWDTDLLVALLKADAQQRLVLTSATIDGQVLTDYLGATLLEAQVCSYAVDTEYLSRQARDMPSSRGLAERVVQGVKSAWQRTAGDVLVFLPGRGEIEKSRHALQGFDAEVTALHASASLNEQQRALNQSESRRIVLATNVAETSLTVPGVTAVVDSGLERRTLRRNGRTVLALQPVSQAAADQRSGRAGRVAPGLCLRLWGKAAPLARRTPPEVQREDLTELVLAAACAGYPADRLQFPDSPRQESFEQGQNTLTEIGALDEQGRVTQRGRQLFALPVEPIHAHLVVAMPDTSSACFMVDLVAALAAGGSWVRSPQQPRELDKLEQHLGRRCDATLLVAVVRGYDLPAVKFDRRARDEARRLARQLGELLSLPLDRQDSDGEERNVDLSKIADSAFSVVPQAFPEMVYVRRAKRRHAMGNGHDEVAIDERSLLSESAEAALVLNGHSVPGKGTRQTVTVANCLAPLSMNHLANAGIGDVVVENPDWDGEKLTAQEQRIYAGRVIDSRSIEPEGEQLRQAAARLILAGDLLAPAGERLQDDLEAWELYVALGNAAGHVPQADEWLLERLHKLGVEQGDDLLLLEAQDLRFDGIPWWEREDFDARYPRRVNLPDLQLRIHYNVRRNELVAEKIGGIRRDAPKRWELPAWRGWKIKYQSASRVVEVK; translated from the coding sequence ATGCTCCCAATCGACGAACTGCGTGATGAATTCGTCGCAGCTTTATCTAGTGGCCACGTAATTGTTACTGCGCCGACTGGTTCGGGGAAATCTACCCGTCTGCCAGTCTGGGCTGCTGAAAAGGGGCCGGTAATGGTGGTCGAACCGCGCCGTGTCGCGGCGACGAGCCTGGCTGGATATGTCGCTGATTCACTAGATTGTCAGCTCGGTGATGCGGTCGGCTACAGTGTCAGACTGGACAAGCGGATGGGGGAGCGGACCCGAATACTCTTCGTCACCCCTGGTGTCGCGCTGCGCTGGCGTGCCGCGGGTAGGCTTGAGCAATTCCAGAGCATCATTATAGACGAATTCCATGAGCGGCGTTGGGATACCGATTTGCTCGTGGCCCTGCTCAAAGCAGATGCTCAACAGCGCCTGGTGCTTACCTCAGCGACCATAGATGGTCAGGTCCTTACCGATTATCTCGGTGCTACTTTACTCGAGGCGCAAGTATGCAGCTACGCGGTGGATACTGAATACTTATCTCGTCAAGCCCGGGATATGCCGAGCAGCCGTGGTCTTGCTGAGCGGGTTGTTCAGGGCGTCAAAAGTGCTTGGCAAAGAACCGCAGGTGATGTGTTGGTCTTTCTCCCGGGGCGTGGCGAAATAGAGAAATCTCGCCATGCACTGCAGGGCTTTGATGCAGAAGTAACTGCCCTGCACGCTTCTGCTTCTCTTAATGAACAGCAACGGGCTCTCAATCAGAGCGAGAGCCGACGTATAGTACTGGCTACCAATGTCGCGGAGACATCGCTTACCGTGCCGGGGGTTACCGCAGTGGTTGATTCCGGCCTGGAGCGACGCACTTTACGGCGTAATGGCCGGACAGTGCTCGCCTTGCAGCCGGTCTCGCAGGCCGCCGCCGATCAGCGCTCGGGCAGAGCCGGGCGAGTTGCCCCGGGGCTGTGTCTGCGCTTATGGGGAAAAGCGGCACCATTAGCGCGCCGTACACCGCCCGAGGTGCAGCGTGAGGATTTAACTGAATTGGTTTTGGCAGCGGCCTGTGCCGGATACCCGGCAGACAGATTGCAATTCCCCGATAGTCCGCGCCAGGAGAGTTTTGAGCAGGGGCAAAATACCCTCACGGAGATAGGTGCGTTGGATGAGCAAGGCAGGGTAACACAGCGTGGCCGGCAGTTATTTGCTTTGCCGGTAGAGCCTATTCACGCCCATTTAGTGGTAGCCATGCCGGATACCAGCAGCGCCTGTTTCATGGTCGATTTGGTCGCGGCGTTGGCAGCTGGCGGCTCTTGGGTTCGCTCCCCGCAGCAGCCGCGCGAACTCGACAAGCTTGAGCAGCATCTAGGTAGACGCTGTGACGCCACCCTACTGGTTGCGGTTGTGCGTGGCTATGATCTGCCTGCGGTCAAGTTTGATCGGCGGGCTCGGGATGAAGCTCGGCGGCTAGCCCGACAGTTGGGCGAGCTGCTCTCTTTGCCCCTGGATAGACAAGACTCTGATGGTGAGGAGAGGAATGTCGATTTGAGCAAAATTGCCGATTCGGCCTTCTCCGTCGTCCCGCAGGCTTTCCCCGAGATGGTCTACGTGCGGCGCGCTAAACGGCGTCATGCCATGGGCAACGGTCATGATGAAGTCGCCATTGATGAGCGATCATTGCTGAGCGAAAGTGCGGAAGCGGCCCTAGTTCTGAATGGCCATAGCGTCCCGGGTAAGGGTACCCGGCAGACGGTGACGGTGGCTAATTGCTTGGCCCCATTGAGCATGAACCATCTAGCCAATGCTGGAATCGGCGATGTGGTTGTGGAAAACCCTGATTGGGATGGTGAAAAGCTTACTGCCCAAGAGCAGCGGATCTATGCCGGTAGAGTAATTGACAGCCGTTCGATCGAGCCCGAGGGCGAGCAACTTCGCCAAGCCGCGGCCCGACTCATCCTAGCCGGCGATCTTTTGGCTCCCGCGGGGGAACGGCTACAGGACGACCTAGAGGCTTGGGAGCTTTACGTCGCCCTCGGGAATGCAGCTGGTCACGTCCCCCAAGCCGATGAGTGGCTGCTTGAAAGGCTGCATAAACTAGGCGTCGAGCAGGGTGATGATTTGCTTCTGCTTGAAGCGCAGGATCTGCGGTTTGACGGTATACCCTGGTGGGAGCGGGAGGATTTCGATGCTCGCTACCCCCGTCGGGTTAATCTACCTGATCTGCAGTTGCGGATTCACTATAATGTCCGTCGCAATGAACTAGTGGCCGAAAAAATTGGTGGGATTAGGCGCGATGCTCCTAAGCGTTGGGAGCTGCCGGCGTGGCGAGGTTGGAAGATCAAGTACCAGAGTGCGAGCCGGGTAGTAGAAGTCAAATGA
- a CDS encoding zinc metallopeptidase, with protein sequence MIWGLLLIALLIAVYAPSLWVQRVMKRYSHPEGRYPVSGAELARELLDGYGLNAVRVEPTASGDHYDPQERAVRLSESHYQGRSLAAITIAAHEVGHAVQHASGYQPFVWRQKLVKWAGRGQQIGVGLLFLAPVLGGLLRAPALIGLLALGGIMAMGSGIVVHLVTLPTEIDASFKRALPMLQRSGYLFADVDPPHARRLLSAAACTYVAQALASLLNFWAWLRMLRP encoded by the coding sequence ATGATTTGGGGCCTGCTGCTGATCGCTCTGCTGATAGCCGTTTATGCCCCTAGTCTTTGGGTGCAGAGGGTCATGAAGCGCTATTCACACCCGGAAGGGCGTTATCCGGTCAGTGGCGCAGAATTGGCCCGTGAACTGCTTGATGGGTATGGTTTAAACGCGGTGCGCGTTGAACCGACCGCAAGCGGTGATCACTACGACCCCCAAGAGCGGGCAGTTCGCCTGAGTGAGTCTCATTATCAGGGCCGCTCCCTAGCTGCGATCACTATAGCTGCTCACGAGGTCGGCCATGCGGTGCAGCATGCGAGTGGCTACCAGCCCTTTGTATGGCGCCAAAAACTGGTCAAATGGGCCGGCCGTGGACAGCAGATCGGCGTCGGGTTACTCTTCCTCGCCCCCGTGCTAGGCGGTCTGTTGCGGGCACCGGCACTGATCGGTTTGTTGGCCCTGGGTGGGATTATGGCTATGGGCTCAGGTATAGTTGTACACCTTGTAACCTTACCGACCGAGATTGATGCTAGCTTCAAGCGTGCGCTGCCCATGCTGCAGCGCAGCGGTTATTTGTTTGCTGATGTCGATCCGCCCCATGCTCGGCGGTTGCTGAGCGCCGCGGCATGTACCTATGTTGCTCAGGCGCTGGCCTCGCTGCTTAACTTTTGGGCGTGGCTACGGATGTTGCGCCCGTAG